From the genome of Abyssicoccus albus, one region includes:
- the pyrH gene encoding UMP kinase, which translates to MLQSSKYKRIVLKLSGEALAGEEGFGINPVIIKNIASQVAEAKQLDVEIAVIVGGGNIWRGKTGSDLGMDRGTADYMGMLATVMNSLALQDSLEQLGCDTRVLTSIEMKQVAEPYIRRRAIRHLEKGRVVIFAAGIGNPYFSTDTTAALRAAEVEADVILMGKNNVDGVYSADPKTNEDAVKYDHLTYMEMLKDNLQVMDSTASSFCMDNDIPLVVFSIMEDGNIKKAVLGEEIGTTINK; encoded by the coding sequence ATGTTACAATCTTCTAAATATAAAAGAATCGTACTTAAGCTCAGTGGTGAAGCATTAGCAGGTGAAGAAGGTTTTGGCATCAATCCTGTTATAATAAAAAATATTGCGAGTCAAGTTGCGGAAGCAAAACAATTGGACGTCGAAATCGCTGTCATTGTCGGTGGCGGAAATATTTGGCGAGGTAAGACAGGTAGTGACCTAGGCATGGACCGTGGAACGGCTGATTATATGGGCATGCTTGCAACTGTTATGAATTCTCTTGCTTTACAAGACTCATTAGAACAATTAGGATGTGATACTCGAGTATTGACATCGATTGAAATGAAGCAAGTTGCTGAACCATATATTAGAAGACGTGCAATCCGTCATTTAGAAAAAGGTCGCGTCGTTATTTTTGCAGCTGGTATTGGTAATCCTTATTTTTCAACGGATACAACAGCAGCGTTAAGAGCAGCTGAAGTCGAGGCTGATGTGATTTTAATGGGTAAAAATAACGTCGATGGTGTTTATTCTGCTGATCCGAAAACTAATGAAGATGCGGTGAAATATGATCACTTAACATATATGGAAATGTTAAAAGATAACTTACAAGTGATGGATTCTACAGCATCATCATTTTGTATGGACAATGATATTCCGCTCGTGGTATTCTCAATTATGGAAGATGGTAACATTAAAAAAGCGGTTCTCGGTGAAGAAATCGGGACAACGATTAACAAATAG
- the tsf gene encoding translation elongation factor Ts, with amino-acid sequence MMAISAKLVKELREKTGAGMMDCKKALTETDGDIDKAVDYLREKGMAKAAKKSDRIAAEGSSFVKSNGNVATILEVNSETDFVARNDQFKNLVEQLADHILATKPQDLETLMASDINGQSVEDLMNESIAKIGEKLTLRRFAIVEKTDNDAFGEYLHMGGSIGVLALVEGSSDSEAAKDVAMHIAALNPKFVSREQVSEEELTREREVLKNQALNEGKPENIVEKMVEGRLRKYLEEICAVDQAFVKNPDQTISEFLSSKGGKLTSFVRFEVGEGLEKRNDDFADEVMNQVNK; translated from the coding sequence ATTATGGCAATTTCAGCTAAATTAGTAAAAGAATTAAGAGAAAAAACTGGTGCAGGAATGATGGATTGTAAAAAAGCTTTAACTGAAACAGATGGTGATATCGACAAAGCGGTAGATTACCTTCGTGAAAAAGGTATGGCTAAAGCAGCTAAGAAGTCTGATCGAATTGCTGCTGAAGGTTCATCTTTCGTTAAATCAAATGGTAACGTAGCGACAATTTTAGAGGTTAACTCTGAAACTGATTTTGTAGCACGTAATGATCAATTCAAAAATTTAGTTGAACAGTTAGCAGATCATATTTTAGCAACAAAACCTCAAGATTTAGAAACATTAATGGCTTCTGACATTAATGGTCAATCAGTAGAAGATTTAATGAATGAATCAATTGCAAAAATCGGTGAGAAATTAACTTTACGTCGTTTTGCAATCGTTGAAAAAACAGATAATGATGCATTCGGTGAGTACCTACACATGGGTGGTTCGATTGGTGTATTAGCATTGGTTGAAGGATCTAGTGATAGCGAAGCTGCAAAAGACGTTGCAATGCATATTGCAGCATTAAACCCTAAATTCGTATCTCGTGAACAAGTTTCAGAAGAAGAGTTAACTCGCGAAAGAGAAGTGCTTAAAAACCAAGCATTAAATGAAGGTAAACCGGAAAACATTGTTGAGAAGATGGTTGAAGGAAGATTACGTAAATATTTAGAAGAAATTTGTGCTGTAGATCAAGCGTTTGTAAAAAATCCTGATCAAACAATTTCTGAGTTCTTATCTTCTAAAGGTGGAAAATTAACATCATTTGTCCGTTTTGAAGTTGGAGAAGGTTTAGAGAAACGTAATGATGATTTCGCTGATGAGGTAATGAATCAAGTGAACAAATAA
- the rseP gene encoding RIP metalloprotease RseP, with the protein MIGLIAFILVFGILVISHEWGHLFMAKRAGIHCPEFAIGMGPKLFSFKKNDTKYTLRLLPFGGYVRMAGSELDMFPINKGMRLSVKLNDDNKVTHLLFDDQHNFKQIDQIEVVESNIYENLTITGVDQYTGEQKVYYLSEESYRVENGVKEKIAPKEEQFDSKTPLQKFLTLFAGPFMNFVLALVILCTVAMIQGAPSGENVIGGIGEDSPAEKAGLKTGDVINQINGNKINSWDDMREVMQQTNGKETKVMIERNGEISNVQLTPTVQEIKQVDGSIDKRYILGVNNKLSFSPVDTIPHGFYITYEAGTRIAKGIVFLFTSIFTGEFSLDMLNGPVGIYKVTEQVASQGLINLMAFTGLLSVNLGLMNLLPIPALDGGRILFVLYEAIFRKPIHKKAEVMIQLAGALFVLILMILVTWNDIKTFFL; encoded by the coding sequence ATGATAGGGCTAATCGCATTTATTCTAGTATTTGGAATACTCGTGATCTCACATGAATGGGGTCATTTGTTTATGGCAAAAAGAGCAGGTATTCATTGTCCCGAATTTGCAATTGGGATGGGACCAAAATTATTTAGTTTCAAAAAAAATGATACTAAATATACGTTAAGGTTACTTCCATTTGGTGGTTATGTTCGAATGGCAGGTAGTGAATTGGATATGTTCCCAATAAATAAAGGGATGAGATTATCAGTTAAATTAAATGATGACAATAAAGTGACTCATTTATTGTTTGATGATCAGCATAACTTTAAACAAATCGATCAAATTGAAGTGGTAGAATCAAATATTTATGAAAATTTAACCATTACAGGCGTTGACCAATATACTGGAGAACAAAAGGTATACTATTTATCAGAAGAAAGTTATCGTGTAGAAAATGGTGTGAAGGAAAAGATCGCACCAAAAGAAGAACAATTTGATAGTAAAACACCGTTGCAAAAGTTTTTAACATTATTTGCTGGACCATTTATGAACTTTGTATTAGCTTTAGTCATTTTATGTACTGTAGCTATGATTCAAGGTGCTCCAAGTGGTGAAAATGTCATCGGAGGTATTGGTGAAGATTCTCCTGCGGAAAAGGCAGGTTTAAAAACTGGTGACGTCATTAATCAAATTAATGGAAATAAAATTAATTCATGGGATGATATGAGAGAAGTAATGCAACAAACGAACGGTAAAGAAACGAAAGTCATGATTGAAAGAAATGGTGAAATATCGAATGTACAATTGACACCTACTGTTCAAGAAATTAAGCAAGTTGATGGAAGTATCGATAAACGATATATATTAGGGGTTAATAACAAATTATCATTTAGTCCTGTAGATACGATTCCACACGGGTTTTATATTACTTATGAAGCTGGGACAAGAATCGCGAAAGGGATTGTCTTTTTATTTACGTCTATTTTTACAGGAGAATTTAGCTTGGATATGTTAAATGGTCCAGTGGGAATTTATAAAGTGACTGAACAAGTTGCGAGCCAAGGTTTAATTAACTTAATGGCATTTACTGGTTTGTTAAGTGTTAACTTAGGCTTAATGAATTTGCTTCCTATCCCAGCATTAGATGGTGGCAGAATATTATTTGTTTTATATGAAGCGATCTTTAGGAAACCAATCCATAAGAAAGCAGAAGTAATGATTCAACTTGCTGGAGCATTATTTGTATTGATTTTAATGATTCTTGTCACTTGGAATGATATTAAAACTTTCTTTTTATAA
- a CDS encoding proline--tRNA ligase: protein MRQSKIFIPTLREQIETDSRSHGMMLRSGMIKQTAAGVYSYLPMAKKVLNNIEAIIREEMENIDSIEVQMPILQPKELWQESKRWDDYGAELMRLNDRHGRDFALGPTHEEVITSLVRDELKSYKKLPITLFQIQSKFRDEIRPRYGLLRGREFIMKDAYSFHIDEASLSETYDNMYHAYYKIFKRVGLNVRAVKADSGAIGGDYTHEFMALADIGEDTICFDPESDYAANIETAIPMNEPLSHQGEEKPLERVETPNVKKSIEVAQFLDVSIEDMSKTLVVKYEVDNELKYAMFILRGDHELNEIFAMRALNVKSIKMASEDEVKSLFGATFGSLGPVEVDHMPIYVDDAIRGHQHIATGANVDGYHYINVSIDRDIKDPIYGHYRFIQQGEYAEGSKSPVEFVEGIEVGQVFKLGTKYSSSMKAEVLNDQGRSVPMIMGCYGIGVSRTLAAVIEQHMTEDSLVWPKSITPYDVHIILPNMKDSETTQYAFELYKSLKQNGYNVLIDDRNERAGVKFNDADLIGIPLRITIGRGYKSGVVEFTNRLKLHESPEMNKQEIKIEHIVDTVKQSYE from the coding sequence ATGAGACAATCTAAAATATTTATCCCAACGCTTAGAGAACAGATTGAAACAGATAGTCGTTCACATGGAATGATGTTAAGAAGTGGCATGATTAAACAAACAGCTGCTGGTGTATATAGCTATTTACCGATGGCTAAGAAAGTGTTGAATAATATCGAGGCAATCATACGTGAAGAAATGGAAAATATCGATAGTATTGAAGTTCAAATGCCTATTTTACAGCCGAAAGAGTTATGGCAAGAATCTAAGCGTTGGGATGATTATGGTGCTGAGTTAATGCGTCTTAATGATCGTCACGGTCGAGATTTCGCATTAGGACCAACGCATGAAGAAGTTATTACTTCACTTGTTCGTGATGAATTAAAATCATACAAAAAATTGCCGATTACATTATTTCAAATCCAATCGAAGTTTAGGGACGAAATTAGACCACGTTACGGATTGTTGCGCGGACGCGAATTTATTATGAAAGATGCTTATAGTTTCCATATTGATGAAGCATCTTTATCAGAAACATACGATAATATGTATCACGCGTATTATAAAATTTTCAAACGTGTAGGTTTAAATGTAAGAGCTGTAAAAGCTGATAGTGGTGCGATAGGCGGAGATTATACCCATGAATTTATGGCACTTGCTGATATCGGTGAAGATACGATATGTTTTGATCCAGAGAGTGACTACGCTGCCAATATTGAAACAGCGATTCCAATGAATGAACCACTATCTCATCAAGGAGAAGAGAAACCATTAGAAAGAGTTGAAACGCCAAACGTTAAGAAAAGTATTGAAGTTGCACAATTTCTTGATGTATCAATAGAAGATATGTCAAAAACACTTGTTGTAAAATACGAGGTTGATAACGAACTGAAATATGCGATGTTCATACTTCGTGGTGACCATGAGTTAAATGAAATTTTTGCAATGAGAGCATTAAATGTTAAGTCGATAAAAATGGCTTCAGAAGATGAAGTGAAGTCTTTATTCGGTGCGACATTTGGCTCGCTAGGGCCTGTTGAAGTTGATCATATGCCGATATATGTTGATGATGCCATTAGAGGTCACCAACATATTGCAACGGGTGCGAATGTGGATGGCTATCACTATATCAATGTGTCAATTGATCGAGATATTAAAGATCCGATATATGGTCATTATAGATTTATCCAACAAGGTGAATATGCAGAAGGTAGTAAATCACCAGTTGAATTTGTTGAAGGGATAGAAGTTGGTCAAGTATTTAAACTGGGTACAAAATATTCTTCTTCAATGAAAGCTGAAGTGTTAAATGATCAAGGCCGCAGTGTCCCAATGATTATGGGATGTTATGGCATTGGTGTGTCAAGAACATTAGCAGCAGTCATTGAACAACATATGACAGAAGATTCACTCGTGTGGCCGAAATCAATCACGCCATATGATGTTCATATTATATTACCTAATATGAAAGATAGTGAAACGACTCAATACGCATTTGAGCTATATAAATCATTGAAACAGAATGGTTATAACGTTCTAATCGATGATCGTAATGAACGAGCTGGGGTGAAATTTAATGATGCTGACTTAATTGGTATACCATTACGTATAACAATTGGCCGCGGATATAAATCAGGAGTTGTTGAATTTACGAATCGATTAAAATTGCATGAATCACCAGAAATGAATAAACAAGAAATCAAAATAGAACATATTGTAGATACGGTGAAACAATCATACGAATAA
- the rpsB gene encoding 30S ribosomal protein S2, with protein sequence MAVISMKQLLEAGVHFGHQTRRWNPKMKKYIFTERNGIYIIDLQKTVKKVDEAYNFVKQTAEEGGKILFVGTKKQAQEAIKAEAERSGQLFVNERWLGGILTNYKTISKRIKRIDEIEKMEADGTFEVLPKKEVVEINKEYDRLMKFLGGIRDMKEMPAALFVVDPRKERNAIAEAKKLNIPIVGIVDTNCDPDEIDYVIPANDDAIRAVKLLTGAMADAVLEAQKGVSDQEIAAEQNIDLDEASEEGAEQSSEEKTEA encoded by the coding sequence ATGGCAGTTATATCAATGAAACAATTGTTAGAAGCAGGTGTTCATTTTGGACATCAAACACGTCGTTGGAACCCTAAAATGAAGAAGTATATCTTCACTGAGCGTAACGGAATTTATATTATTGACCTACAAAAAACAGTTAAAAAGGTTGATGAAGCATATAACTTCGTTAAACAAACAGCTGAAGAAGGCGGTAAAATTTTATTTGTTGGAACGAAGAAGCAAGCTCAAGAAGCAATTAAAGCTGAAGCAGAACGTTCTGGCCAACTTTTCGTTAATGAAAGATGGTTAGGTGGAATTCTAACAAACTATAAAACAATTTCTAAGCGTATTAAGCGTATCGATGAAATTGAAAAAATGGAAGCTGATGGAACATTTGAAGTACTTCCTAAAAAAGAAGTTGTAGAAATCAACAAAGAATACGATCGTTTAATGAAATTCTTAGGCGGTATTCGTGATATGAAAGAAATGCCAGCTGCATTATTTGTTGTAGACCCTCGTAAAGAGCGTAACGCAATTGCAGAAGCGAAAAAATTAAACATTCCTATTGTAGGAATTGTAGATACAAACTGTGATCCAGATGAAATCGATTACGTTATTCCTGCAAATGATGATGCAATTCGTGCCGTTAAATTATTAACTGGCGCAATGGCAGATGCAGTATTAGAAGCACAAAAAGGTGTTTCTGATCAAGAGATTGCAGCAGAGCAAAATATCGATTTAGATGAAGCGTCTGAAGAGGGTGCTGAGCAATCATCTGAAGAAAAAACAGAAGCGTAA
- the dxr gene encoding 1-deoxy-D-xylulose-5-phosphate reductoisomerase: MKKIGLIGASGSIGQQTLDVIKRHSDVFELIAVSVGRNTEFMKSIITNFNPKFIAVQDEQCYLEIKQFINEKALSHIELTYGNDALINIATHEEVDTFVNAISGSIGIRSTVEAIKARKNIALANKETLVSAGAIIMPLAKQNNVSIVPIDSEHSAILQALNGEKKDNIKRLIITASGGSFRDLTRDQLKNVNVDEALNHPNWSMGKKITIDSATMMNKALELIEAKWLFDLDMNKIESVLHRESTVHSMVEYVDTSIMAQLGTPDMRTVIQYALTYPERLALDIPTLDFKSRLNLSFEPMDDRRYPFMKLVYDVMDSGHTMPAVMNAANEYGVHQFLQRKIKFLEIEDLVFDAVQHHKMIKNPTLEDILYVDEVYKRGEQIQ; this comes from the coding sequence ATGAAAAAAATAGGCCTCATTGGAGCGAGTGGTTCCATCGGACAACAGACATTAGATGTTATTAAAAGGCATTCTGACGTGTTCGAATTAATTGCTGTCTCTGTTGGAAGAAATACTGAATTTATGAAATCTATCATAACTAATTTCAATCCAAAATTTATTGCAGTTCAAGATGAACAATGTTATTTAGAAATTAAGCAATTCATTAACGAAAAAGCTTTATCTCATATCGAATTAACTTATGGGAATGATGCATTAATTAATATTGCGACTCATGAGGAGGTTGATACGTTTGTGAATGCCATTAGTGGCTCGATTGGTATAAGATCAACGGTTGAAGCGATTAAAGCTCGTAAAAATATCGCGCTAGCAAATAAAGAGACTCTTGTGAGTGCTGGCGCAATCATTATGCCATTAGCGAAACAAAATAATGTATCAATTGTTCCAATCGACTCGGAACATTCCGCGATTTTACAAGCGCTTAATGGTGAAAAGAAAGATAATATTAAACGGCTCATCATTACAGCAAGCGGTGGCTCTTTTAGAGATTTAACACGTGATCAATTAAAAAATGTTAATGTTGATGAAGCATTGAACCATCCGAATTGGTCAATGGGCAAAAAAATTACAATAGATTCAGCGACAATGATGAATAAAGCGCTCGAATTAATCGAGGCAAAATGGTTGTTCGATCTGGATATGAACAAAATTGAAAGTGTATTACATAGAGAAAGTACAGTTCATTCGATGGTCGAATATGTTGATACAAGTATTATGGCACAACTTGGAACACCAGATATGAGAACAGTGATTCAATATGCGTTGACATATCCCGAAAGACTAGCACTCGATATTCCAACACTCGACTTTAAATCACGTTTGAATTTATCATTCGAACCGATGGACGATCGTCGCTATCCATTTATGAAGCTCGTCTATGATGTGATGGATAGTGGTCATACAATGCCAGCAGTCATGAATGCAGCAAATGAGTATGGAGTTCATCAGTTTTTGCAAAGGAAGATTAAGTTTCTAGAAATTGAAGATCTAGTATTTGATGCTGTACAGCATCATAAAATGATTAAAAATCCAACGCTCGAAGACATATTATATGTAGATGAAGTATATAAAAGAGGTGAACAGATTCAATGA
- the codY gene encoding GTP-sensing pleiotropic transcriptional regulator CodY yields MNLLGKIREISARIQNSDETTVDFKKMSDDLSRVMISNVFIVSRRGKILGYGVNQNIDNGRITEMLENRQFPEEYNNGLLNANKTIENIPFDNELTAFPTESVELFNESSTCIIPIKGGGTRLGTLVIGRVTQDFNDDDLVLAEYAATVVGMEILREKSKLVEKSARDKAAIQMAINSLSYSEKEAIEHIFEELGSTEGLLVASKVADRVGITRSVIVNALRKLESAGVIESRSLGMKGTFIKVKKEGFLTALNEEQ; encoded by the coding sequence ATGAACTTATTAGGTAAAATTAGAGAAATTAGTGCTCGAATACAAAACAGTGATGAAACGACTGTAGATTTTAAGAAAATGAGTGATGATTTAAGTCGTGTTATGATTTCTAATGTCTTTATTGTAAGTCGTCGAGGAAAAATATTAGGTTATGGTGTAAATCAAAATATTGATAATGGCCGTATAACTGAAATGCTTGAAAATAGACAATTTCCTGAAGAGTATAATAATGGTTTACTTAATGCGAATAAAACTATTGAAAATATTCCATTTGATAATGAACTCACAGCATTTCCAACTGAGAGTGTTGAACTATTCAATGAATCTTCAACGTGTATTATACCAATTAAAGGTGGCGGAACTAGACTTGGTACATTAGTCATCGGTCGCGTCACACAAGATTTTAACGATGATGACTTAGTATTAGCAGAATACGCTGCAACAGTTGTCGGTATGGAAATTTTACGTGAAAAATCTAAGCTTGTTGAGAAATCTGCTCGTGATAAAGCGGCAATTCAAATGGCGATTAATTCGTTAAGTTATTCTGAAAAAGAAGCGATTGAACATATTTTTGAGGAGTTAGGTAGTACTGAGGGATTATTAGTTGCATCAAAAGTAGCAGATCGTGTTGGTATTACAAGATCGGTTATTGTCAATGCATTAAGAAAATTAGAAAGTGCGGGTGTCATTGAATCACGTTCATTAGGAATGAAAGGAACGTTCATTAAAGTTAAGAAAGAGGGCTTCTTAACTGCGTTAAATGAAGAACAATAA
- a CDS encoding phosphatidate cytidylyltransferase — protein MRIRTLTSILLLLVILPIVWIGGLPLVGLIYIMSFISLHELLRMKNIHILSLPGIFAMIALGILIYPDIHEWITVETQVKALIFMSFIILSFTVVSKNQFNFIDASFCMLSVAYIGIGYMYFYQTREAGIMFILFAFFIVWSTDTGAYLIGKMLGKHKLWPQISPNKTIEGFVGGIIICLLVSLIFFFQFNLHDNLLIFLAISTVLSMFGQLGDLVESALKRHFDVKDSSSILPGHGGLLDRFDSFIFVLPLMNILPLIS, from the coding sequence ATGAGAATTCGTACACTCACATCGATATTATTATTATTAGTTATTTTGCCAATTGTTTGGATTGGTGGTTTACCTCTTGTAGGGTTAATTTATATCATGAGTTTTATTTCATTACATGAATTATTAAGAATGAAAAATATTCACATTTTATCATTACCTGGTATTTTTGCGATGATTGCGTTAGGAATATTAATTTATCCAGATATACATGAATGGATTACCGTAGAAACACAAGTGAAAGCATTAATATTTATGAGTTTTATTATTTTAAGCTTTACCGTTGTTTCTAAAAACCAATTTAATTTTATTGATGCTTCGTTTTGTATGCTATCAGTTGCTTATATCGGGATAGGATATATGTATTTCTATCAAACACGAGAAGCTGGCATTATGTTTATTCTATTTGCATTTTTTATCGTGTGGTCTACCGATACAGGCGCATATTTAATTGGTAAAATGTTAGGTAAACATAAATTGTGGCCACAAATATCACCAAACAAAACGATTGAAGGATTTGTTGGTGGGATTATAATTTGTTTATTGGTTAGTTTAATTTTCTTTTTCCAATTTAATTTACATGATAATTTATTAATATTCCTTGCTATTTCTACTGTTTTAAGTATGTTTGGTCAACTAGGAGATTTGGTTGAATCTGCATTAAAGCGTCATTTTGATGTGAAAGATTCAAGCTCAATATTACCTGGGCACGGGGGATTGTTAGACCGCTTTGATAGTTTTATATTTGTATTACCATTGATGAACATTTTGCCATTAATATCATAG
- a CDS encoding isoprenyl transferase, translating to MGLFSKKTSDIESFHTNVKHLAIIMDGNGRWATKKKMPRIKGHYEGMQNVKKITQTCHDIGVEYLTLYAFSTENWKRPEQEVNYLMKLPGDFMDNFLPDLMKNNIKVRVIGDLNGLPPHTKCAVQNAIDNTEQNSGMQLIFALNYGSRHEIVTATKKIVNDAFDSKIDIQDIDEQLFATHLFTHDIPDPELLIRTSGEQRISNFLLWQLSYSEFIFVDDLWPDFDGQKLIQTLKQFNERNRRFGGL from the coding sequence ATGGGTTTATTTAGCAAAAAAACAAGTGACATTGAATCATTTCATACGAATGTAAAGCATTTAGCCATTATTATGGATGGTAATGGTAGATGGGCAACGAAAAAAAAGATGCCACGTATTAAAGGACATTATGAAGGTATGCAAAATGTAAAGAAAATCACACAAACATGTCATGATATAGGCGTAGAGTATTTGACGTTATACGCTTTTTCAACTGAGAATTGGAAGAGACCTGAGCAAGAAGTGAATTACTTAATGAAGTTACCAGGAGATTTCATGGATAACTTCTTACCGGACTTGATGAAGAATAATATAAAAGTTCGTGTGATTGGTGATTTAAATGGATTGCCCCCACACACAAAATGTGCTGTTCAAAATGCAATTGATAATACAGAACAGAATAGTGGGATGCAGCTTATTTTTGCATTAAACTATGGTAGTCGACATGAGATAGTAACTGCAACGAAAAAAATAGTCAATGATGCATTCGATTCAAAAATTGATATTCAAGATATCGATGAACAATTGTTTGCTACTCATTTATTTACACATGACATACCAGATCCAGAGCTTTTGATTCGTACGAGTGGTGAACAACGAATTTCTAACTTTTTATTATGGCAATTATCTTATTCAGAATTTATATTCGTCGATGACCTTTGGCCAGATTTTGACGGTCAAAAATTAATTCAAACATTGAAACAATTTAATGAAAGAAATAGAAGATTTGGTGGATTATAA
- the frr gene encoding ribosome recycling factor: MTQQVINSTKTSMNQSIEHFETQLAQIRTGRANSNLLQNVTVDYYGAPTPVQQLGSISVPEARLLVVTPYDKGSVDDILKAINQANLGVNPTSDGTVIRITVPQLTEERRKELVKDARKEAETAKIAIRNIRRDANDELKSLQKDAEITEDDLRSFSEDVQKLTDEFVKKIDTLTDDKEKDIMSV; encoded by the coding sequence ATGACACAACAAGTTATCAATTCAACGAAAACATCAATGAATCAATCTATAGAACATTTCGAAACTCAATTGGCTCAAATTAGAACGGGTAGAGCTAACTCTAACTTACTTCAAAACGTAACGGTTGATTATTATGGTGCGCCGACGCCAGTTCAACAATTAGGAAGTATTTCAGTACCAGAAGCAAGATTATTAGTTGTTACACCATATGATAAAGGTTCTGTGGATGACATTCTAAAAGCTATCAATCAAGCAAACCTAGGTGTTAACCCTACGAGTGATGGAACAGTCATACGAATTACAGTTCCTCAATTAACAGAAGAGCGTCGTAAAGAGCTTGTTAAGGATGCTAGGAAAGAAGCAGAAACTGCTAAAATAGCCATTCGAAATATACGCCGTGATGCTAATGATGAATTAAAATCATTACAAAAAGATGCTGAAATCACTGAAGATGATTTAAGATCATTTTCTGAAGATGTTCAAAAATTAACAGATGAATTTGTGAAAAAAATTGATACATTAACAGATGATAAAGAAAAAGACATTATGAGTGTATAG